In the genome of Myxococcus stipitatus, one region contains:
- a CDS encoding calcium-binding protein, which yields MAPLPRIAWPLLLPILLLSCSDAGLYSIDGRGANRGDRANFSGTVCVPSAGGEAFPTKVLFSLQGGQGVEPEIVGYATDGLATLTSRFSGPFVKFGLVAYHTVATGIVGGFSDAETLQAALPRYATYQETGPVSIRAALQQAKTVLSGDMQTSCRGEVARTRYMVVVVIRSQDTSCANPAFNIGLDRACNALQDKTACSRCELTAVTGGVKALAQQFGAGEVVVQPIYVRGEVSDPVTRDHAAAIAHAGGTELLETDGQGLAITLTSLKYAARTNTLKLKRFLAFNRNVVVRAGQVLVDSDGDGLPDVDEDVKGTDPRVLDSDQDGLMDGVEVRVGLDPLIPNEITGCNVSLDEDGDRLNTCEERVLGTNPCIGDTDGDSLPDLVEALSQTNPQVPEDLLDSDRDGLSNIAEVEAHGDPLSADLDFHRERAYGYDLVETTAAADGRSCYTTRVENVSLGATRERPHPLIPGEVIRAGTNEVYLYLQAGRDNDPRGAGIGSLLIQPIQYDKEKGRTPSGILPLEPEAFIIGK from the coding sequence ATGGCCCCCCTTCCGCGCATCGCGTGGCCGTTGCTGCTTCCGATTCTTCTCCTGTCCTGCTCCGACGCGGGGCTCTATTCCATTGATGGTCGGGGCGCCAACCGGGGGGACCGCGCCAACTTCTCCGGCACCGTCTGTGTTCCGAGCGCGGGCGGCGAGGCGTTTCCCACCAAGGTCCTCTTCTCGCTGCAGGGCGGCCAGGGCGTGGAGCCCGAAATCGTGGGCTACGCCACGGATGGCCTCGCCACGCTCACCAGCCGGTTCTCCGGCCCGTTCGTGAAGTTCGGTCTGGTCGCCTACCACACGGTGGCCACCGGCATCGTCGGTGGCTTCTCCGACGCGGAGACCCTCCAGGCCGCGCTGCCGCGCTACGCGACGTATCAAGAGACAGGGCCCGTCAGCATCCGCGCGGCGCTGCAGCAGGCGAAGACGGTGCTGTCGGGCGACATGCAGACGTCGTGTCGCGGCGAGGTCGCACGCACGCGATACATGGTCGTCGTGGTCATCCGCAGCCAGGACACGAGCTGCGCCAACCCCGCCTTCAACATCGGCCTGGACCGGGCCTGCAACGCGCTGCAGGACAAGACCGCTTGCAGCAGGTGCGAGCTCACCGCCGTCACCGGTGGGGTCAAGGCGCTGGCGCAGCAGTTCGGCGCGGGCGAGGTGGTGGTGCAGCCCATCTATGTCCGGGGGGAGGTGTCGGACCCGGTGACCCGCGACCACGCCGCCGCCATCGCCCACGCGGGCGGCACCGAGCTCCTGGAGACCGACGGACAGGGCCTGGCCATCACCCTCACCAGCTTGAAGTACGCGGCGCGCACGAACACCCTCAAGCTCAAGCGCTTCCTCGCCTTCAATCGCAACGTGGTGGTGCGCGCCGGACAGGTGCTCGTCGACAGCGACGGTGACGGCCTGCCGGACGTGGACGAGGACGTGAAGGGCACCGACCCTCGCGTGCTCGACTCGGACCAGGATGGGCTCATGGATGGGGTGGAGGTCCGCGTCGGCCTGGACCCGCTGATTCCCAATGAAATCACTGGCTGCAACGTCTCGCTCGACGAGGATGGAGACCGCCTCAACACGTGCGAGGAGCGCGTGCTGGGCACCAATCCCTGCATCGGCGATACCGACGGCGACAGCCTTCCGGACCTGGTGGAGGCGCTGTCCCAGACGAACCCGCAGGTGCCGGAGGACCTGCTCGACTCGGACCGGGATGGCCTCTCCAACATCGCGGAGGTGGAGGCCCACGGCGACCCGCTGAGCGCGGACCTCGACTTCCATCGCGAGCGCGCCTACGGCTATGACCTGGTGGAGACGACCGCTGCGGCGGATGGCCGCAGCTGCTACACGACGCGCGTGGAGAACGTCTCGCTGGGCGCGACGCGCGAGCGTCCCCATCCGCTCATCCCGGGCGAGGTCATCCGCGCGGGCACCAACGAGGTGTATCTG